AAAGGCCGCAAGGCCGCCACTTTGGGATCGAGCTGGCGGATGGTTCCGGCGGCCGCGTTGCGCGGGTTGGCGAATATTTTTTCGCCCTTCTCCTCCTGACGGGCGTTGAGGGCCGCGAAATCCTTGTTGGCCATGACCACTTCGCCGCGGACTTCGAGAAGTTCGGGCACGTCATCGCCGCGCAAGGTCAGGGGCAGGTTCATGACCGTGCGCATGTTGGCGGTCACGTCCTCGCCCACCAAACCGTCGCCGCGCGTGGCCGCGCGCACGTACCGCCCGTTCTCGTAAATGACTTCCAGGGCCAGGCCATCCATCTTGGGATCGGCCCAATAAGCCACATCGGGCCGCCCCACGCCCTTGGCCACGCGCTCGTGAAAGGCGTACCAGGCGTCCAGGTCCATGGCGTTGTCCAGGGAATAAAGGCGTAGCGCGTGCTCGTATGGAGTGAACCCCTCTGCCGGTTCGCCGCCTACTCGCCGGGTGGGCGAGTTGGGGTCGTCCAGCTCCGGGTACGCGGCCTCCAGTGCAGCCAGTTCGCGGAACAGGGTGTCGAACTCCTGGTCCGAGATCTCGGGATCGTCCAGGACGTAATAACGGTGATTGTGGTAGTCGATTTTTTCGCGCAGAAATGCAGCGCGCTCGGCAACGCTCTCAGGAACCATGAATTTTTCCACCTGGATATAATTACAGAATTTCTTTGATTTCAGTCAGATCGGTCTTCTTGCCGACGGCCAACAAGGTGTCGTTGGCCTGGATGACTTCCTTGGGGCCGGGGTTGAAGACCATCTGCCCGGATTCTTTTTTGATGGCGATGATGATCAAATTGTAGTTGGCCCTGATTTTGGATTCAATGAGGTCCTTGTTGACCAGTTCAGACCCGGGCGACACGTCCAGTTCCTCCATCTGGAGGTCGAGACTGCCGCGCACGGCCAATTCTACAAAGTTGGTCACCGTGGGCCTGAGGACGCTTTGGGCCATGCGCAGGCCGCCGATGAAATGCGGCAGGACCACACGGTCCGCCCCGGCCAATTCCAGGCGGGAGATGTGGGACTTGTCCCCGGCCCGGGCCACGATGGTAATCGTGGGGTTGAGCTGGCGGGCGGTCAAGGTGACGTAGACGTTGGCCGCCTCGCTGGTCACGGCCGAGATGAGGGACTTGGCATAGGGCAGCCCCGCGCTGATGAGCACGGCGTCGCTGGTGGCGTCGCCCTCGATGCACAGGATGCCCTCCTGCTCCATCTTGTCGATGAGGGCCGGATCGTTCTCAATGACCACCACATCATGGCCGTCGGCCATGATCTCCTGGACCACGATGCTGCCGATGCGGCCATGGCCGCAGACAATGAAATGGTTTCTCAACTTGCTGATCATCTTCATCATCCTATGCTTACCCCACAAGATTTGCAGTCGCCCGTCAATGAGCACCTGGGCAAAGGCGCCCGCGATGTAAACGAAACCGCCCACGCCGAGCATGATCAGGAAGGCTGTGAAAACCCGCCCTTCCGGGGAGAGCTGGTTGACCTCCATGAAGCCCACGGTGGAGAGGGTAATAACCACCATGTAAAAAGCACTGGCCAGGTCCCAATGCTCGTAGATCATGTAGAAGCCGATGCCGAGCAGAAAGATGACGCAAAGGTAGGTCACGCCGAGCAGGATGCTCCAGAAGGAGCCCAACCGGGCGCGCAACCGCAACATCCGTCGATGGAAATCACCTCTCATCCCTTACCCCAATTCCAGCATGCGCTCGCGGATGCGGGCGATGCGATCCCTGAGTTTCGCCGCCCGTTCGAATTCCAGTTCCTTGGCAGCCTCACGCATCTCACGTTCCAGCTGTTTGACGGTCCGGTTCAGGGTTTTCTGATCAGCGCCGTAGTCCACCCCGTCCTCGGCGGCCATGGCCACGGTCCCTCCGTGGTCGTCGCGCCCTCCGTGCCCCCCGAGTTCCTCGAAAAAGTTGTCCATCTTCTTGCGGATGGTGGTCGGCGTAATGCCGTGCTCCAGGTTGTAGGCCTCCTGCTTCTCCCGTCGGCGCTCGGTCTCGCCCATGGCCGCGGCCATGGAGTCGGTAATCTTGTCCGCATAGAGGATGACCCGCCCTTCCACGTTGCGGGCGGCCCGCCCGAAGGTCTGAATGAGCGAGCGTGCGGAACGGAGAAAACCCTCCTTGTCGCCGTCCAGGATGGCCACCAGAGAGACCTCGGGGATATCCAACCCCTCGCGCAGGAGGTTAATGCCCACCAGGACGAAGAACTCGCCTTCCCGGAGCGCCTTGATGATGGCCATGCGCTCCAGGGTGTCGATGTCGGAGTGCAAATACCTGGACTGCACGCCCATCTGATTCAGATAGTCATTCAGGTCCTCGGCCATGCGCTTGGTCAGCGTGGTCACCAAAACCCGTTCGTTCTTCGACTGTCTTTTCTTACATTCCGCCAGCAGATCGTCAATCTGTCCCTGGGTCTTCCGCACCTCGATCTGCGGATCGAGAAGCCCCGTGGGCCGAATAATCTGTTCCACCACCACGCCTTGAGCCAAATCCAGTTCCAGCGGGCCGGGCGTGGCCGAGACGTAGACCGCCTGATGGATACGCTCCTGGAATTCCTCGTAATTGAGCGGCCGGTTGTCCAGGGCCGAAGGCAGGCGGAAGCCGAAATCCGCCAAGGTGGTCTTGCGTGAACGGTCGCCCCGGTACATGCCGCCCACCTGGGGCAGGGCAATGTGCGACTCGTCCACAAACAGGATGAAGTCGTCCGGAAAATAGTCAAGCAGGGTCGAGGGAGGCTGGCCTTCCACCCGGCCGTCCAGGTGGCGCGAGTAATTCTCGATGCCGTTACAATAGCCCAACTCCTCGATGGTTTCGAGATCGTACTGGGTACGTTGCTCCAGGCGTTGCGCCTCGACCAGCTTGCCCGCTCGTTTGAAATAGGCCAGCCGGGACTGCAACTCGTTGCGGATGTCGTTGATGGCCCGGTCCACGTTGTCGCGATCGGACACGAAGTGCGAACCGGGATAGATAACCGTCTTGCGCAGCCGATCCTTGACTTCGCCGGTCAGCGGGTCGGTCTCGGTAATGGAGTCGATCTCGTCGCCGAAAAACTCGATGCGCAACGCCTTCTCCCGGCTGTAGGCCGGAATGATCTCGACCACGTCGCCGCGCACTCGAAAACTGCTGCGGTGGAAATCGTAGTCATTGCGCTCATAATGGATTTCCACCAGCCTCCCGAGCAGGGACTCCATGGCCATGGTCTGGCCTTCCTCCACGGGAATGACCATCTTGGCGTAGAAATCGGGCGATCCCAATCCGTAGATACACGACACCGAGGCCACCAGGAGCACGTCCCGACGCGTCAGCAGCGCGTGGGTGGCCGAATGGCGCATCTTGTCGATGTCATCGTTGATGGACGAATCCTTCTCGATGTACACATCCGAGTGCGGCATGTAGGCTTCCGGCTGGTAGTAATCGTAATAACTAACGAAATACTCCACGGCATTGTGCGGGAACAGCCCCCGGAACTCGGTATAGAGCTGAGCGGCCAGAGTCTTGTTCGGGGCCAGGATCAGGGCCGGGCGGTTGAGTTGGGCCACCACGTTGGCCATGGTGAAGGTCTTGCCTGTGCCCGTGGCGCCGAGCAGGACCTGATCGCGCACGCCGCCGTTCAGCCCGGCGATGAGTTCGGCCACGGCCCGGGGCTGGTCGCCCTTGAGCGTATATTCGCTGACGAGTTCGAAATCCGGCATTCTTTTTTACACCCAGGCTTGAATCGGCCCGTTAAAACACGTACATATCAAGATATACCCTGCAACCGAGATTCGGAGTCAGAGCTATGGATATCACCATCAATACTCCCACCTGTCCCCTGCCCTTTGAGCGGGCCTACTCCCTGTCCATGATCATCAGGAGCTTCAGGGGGAGGCGTGACGTCGAGGTCCACCTGTTCCGCGCCCGCTGGCCCCGCGAAGAGGAATCGGCGGACTTCACCGGCCTGCTGGAGCACGACTCCGCCTCGGGGAGCGATTCCCCGGAAAGCCGGGCGGTCGTCCTGGAGTCCTTCACGGCGGACGAACGCGATCTCATCGTCAATTACCTGAAACAACAGTACTCCACAAGGCTTACAGCCATCCGGTCCAACCCTCTGGCCTTCCCGGTTCCGACCGGACTGGCAGGGTTTACCGAGATCCAACCGGGCAAGGACGCCGGGTTCGTCGAGTTCGAAAAAATCCCGAGTTATCCCCTGGACTTCCCCCTCAAGGGATATTTCGACCTGAACCGGCACCTTCCCCTGGCCGACGAAAACTGAGCCGGCTCACGGTTGGTCGGCAAAACGCCACACTCCCTCGCGGGTGGGCGCGTCCAGGCCCTCGCGGAGCATGGTCATGAAGCGGAACCGCTGGAACTCCCGCGCGCCGAAGCGCAGGAGATGGCGGGTAGTCTGCTGGCAGTCGATGAGGGTGAACCCCCACTTCCGCAATTGCCGCACGAACACGGCAAAGGCCGCCTTGGAGGCGTCCGGCACGTTGTGGAACATGGACTCGCCGTAAAAAATCGAGCCCAGTGATACGCCGTATAGTCCGCCCACCAAGTCGCCCTCCTGCCACGCCTCCACACTGTGCGCGTAGCCCAGCCGATGCAACAGGATGTACGCCTCGATCATGTCGTCCACAATCCAGGTGCCCTCCTGCTCCGGACGCGAACAGCAGGCGCACCGCCGGATGACCGCTTCAAAATGGGTATCCAAGGTAAAGGTGAAAATGCCCTTGTTGAGCACGCGACGCAGACTGCGCGGCACGTGCAACTCCTCGGGAAGGAGCGCCAGCCTCGGATTGGTGGACCACCACAGGATGGGAGAGTTCTCAGCGTACCAGGGAAAGATGCCGTTGGCATAGGCCGCGAGCAACCGCTGAGGGGAGAGATCACCGCCCACGGCGAGCAGTCCGTCCGGATCGGCCTCTTCCGGGTCGGGAAATATGGGTTCTTCAAACAGGCGGTAGATGGTCATGGCGGCAAGAAAGGGGCGGCCGAAGCCGCCCCGATATTCGCTATTGCTTGGTCCCGACGGCATCGAAGGAGAATGTGAATTCCCCGGATTCGCCGCTGGCGGGCTTCTTGCCGGACCGTTTCCGGGCCGCGGCCACGTCCACGGTAACCACGCCGCCCTTGGCCAGGGAGCCGAAGAGCAGTTCGTCCGCGATGACGTCCTTGATCTCGGTCTGAATGACCCGGCCCATGGGCCGCGCACCCATGGAAGCGTCGTGGCCGAGTTCGGCCAGCCGTGCCCGGGCCTTGTCGGTCAAGGCGACCACCACGCGACGGTCCTGCAACTGGTCGTTGAGTTCCTTGATGAACTTGTCCACGATCCGCTCCATGACCGGCTGTTCCAGGGAATGAAAGGTGACGATGGAGTCCAGCCGGTTACGGAACTCGGGACTGAAGAGTCGTTCCAGGGCCTTCATGGCCTCGCCCTGGCGATCGGAATTCCCGTCGCGCTTGAAGCCGATGGCCCCCTTGGCCATCTCCCGGGCCCCCGCGTTGGAGGTCATCAGCAGGATGACGTGCCTGAAGTCCGCCTTGCGCCCGTTGTTATCGGTCAGGGTGGCGTAGTCCATGACCTGGAGCAGGATATTGAAGACGTCGGGGTGGGCCTTTTCGATCTCGTCGAACAGGACCACGCAGTGCGGCTTCTTGCGCACGCCCTCGGTCAGCAACCCACCCTGATCGAAGCCCACATAGCCCGGAGGCGCGCCTATGAGCCGGGCCACGGCGTGCTTTTCCATGTACTCGGACATGTCGAAGCGCAAAAAGCCGATGCCGAGCACCTGGGCCAACTGGCGGGCCAGCTCGGTCTTGCCCACGCCGGTGGGGCCAGTCAGCAGGAAGCTGCCCACGGGGCGCCCCGCCTGGCGCATGCCCGCACGGGAACGCTTGATGGACTTGGCCAAGGCCGCCACGGCTTCGTCCTGACCGAAAACCACGGCCTTGAGGTCGTCCTCCAGGCTCTTCAGGCGCTCACGGTCGGACGTGGTCAGCCTGCGAGCCGGAATGCGGGCCATGCGGGCCACGACCTTCTCCACGTCGGCCACCTTGATACGGTCGCCCTTGCGCGGACGGCCGGACAGCTTGTACAGCGCGCCGACTTCGTCCATGACGTCGATGGCCTTGTCCGGCAGATAGCGGTCGGTAATATGCCGCTCGGACAATTCGGCCGCCGCCTTGAGAGCGAAGTGGGTATAGTTAACCCCGTGGAACTCCTCATAGTGGGACTGCAACCCCTTGAGGATGGCGATGGTCTCCTCCACGGTGGGTTCGGCTATCTCGATCTTCTGGAACCGGCGCGACAGGGCGCGGTCCTTTTCAAAATGGTTTTTGTACTCTTCGAAGGTGGTCGAGCCGATGCAGCGGATCTCGCCCGACTGCAGCAGGGGCTTGAGGATGTTGGAAGCGTCCATGGAGCCGCCCGAGACCGACCCCGCGCCCACGATGGTATGGATCTCGTCCACAAACAGGATCGCGTCGCGGTTCTGCTTCAGTTCCGTCAGGACGCCCTTCAGCCGCGCCTCGAAATCGCCCCGGTACTTGGTGCCCGCCAGCAGCGAGCCCATGTCCAGGCTGTAGACCTCGGCATTGAGAAAATCCTTGGGCACGTTGCCTTCGACGATCATCAGGGCCAGGCCCTCGGCCATGGCGGTCTTGCCCACGCCGGGATCACCCACGAAAATGGGATTGTTCTTGCGCCGTCGGGACAGGACCTGGATGGTCCGTTCAAGTTCCCCGGCCCGGCCGATAAGCGGGTCGATGAGCCCGTGGGCGGCCCGGTCGGTCAGATTGACCGTGAATTCCTTGAGCGGGCTCTTCTTCTCGCCGGGACGGTCATCCAGGGAGTCGCCCCTGGACGGCTGGTCGTCGCCCAGGTCGTTCCACTCGTCGCCCATGGACATGCCGTGGGAAATGAACTCCAGGATGTCGAGCCGGGAGACGTCGTGGGTACGCAGGAAGTAGACCGCGTAGGAATCCTCCTCGTCGAACATGGCCGCCAGGACATCGCCCACCTCCACGGTGGTCTTGCCCGAGGCCTTTTTCTGCCACACGGCGCGCTGCAGCACGCGCCGCACGCCGAGCGTCTGGATGACCTCGGATTCGGTGCCCTCGGGCAGGGACTCCATATTCTCCACGAAAAATCGCCCGAGCTGGTCCCTGAGCCGTTCCATCTCCGCGCCGCAGGCTTCGAGGATCTCCTCGCCCTGCTCCTCGGTGGAGATGGCGTACAACAGGTGTTCGAGCGTCAGGAACTCGTGGTTCCGACGCTTTACCTCGTTGACCGCGGAGGTCAACGCGCTTTCCAGTTCCTTACTCAACATCGTCATAGACTATTCACCTTCCATGCTGCACTTGAGCGGGAAACCCGCGCTCTTGGCCAGCCGGTGCACCAGGTCCACCTTGGTTTCGGCCACCTCGGCGGTATACACGCCGCACACCCCGTACCCCTGGTTATGCACGGAGAGCATGATGGCCGTCGCCTGCGCCTCAGTCCGACGGAAGACGCGCACCAGAATCTCGACCACGAAATCCATGGTCGTATAATCGTCATTATGCAACAGGACCTTATACTTCTTCGGTTCCTTGGCTTCATGTTGCCCAAGGATCTCCGAATCGAATCGGTCCCCGGTAAAAGGGTCACTCATAGCGGTTCGACTCCACCAATCCTTTGTATTTCCTAGCTCCCAATATAAATTCCTTTTACCCGCCTGTCGAGGGCCGCCGGTCAAAGATTCTCGATTTCATCCAGCAGGGCCGCGCGTTCCCCGGGAGCGAACACGAAATTTTCATTCGGCTCCAGTCCCTTCGCCAATCGGTATTCAAGATTCAATCCGTGATAGGTGGCCTTGCTGGTCCGGTTCGGGTCCAGGCCGAGATCGGCGGCACACGCCAGGACCGCAGCCTCCACTCCCTCGATCTCAACAAAATCCCCGAAAGGCAGATGGTCCAGGCAGACCACGCAGCCCATGTAACGCCACTTCTCGCGGACCTTCTCATAGCGAAAGGCCGGAAAGAAGCCCACGGCCCGCAAGGCCTCGTCCATGGCCGCGAGGTCATCCACCCCGGTCTCGATCTCCTCGAATATCTTGAGGGCCGACGGCCTCTGGTTGTCGGGCGGACGCTTGACCGTGAGCAGGCCCCGCCCCTGCCGCTCCCGCAGCCGGAGCAGAACGCCCTCCGCCTTCAGCGACCGGTCGGGCCGATCGAAAACCGTATTGCTTTCGAAGTAGCGACCCGAAGTCCCGGCCCCGGCCCGGCCCAACCGGCCTGCCAGATCGGCCAAGTCCACCCCCGGATATTTCAATTCGCACTCCAACGCCATTGGCTTTCTCTCCTTGTGTTGCTATACATTGACCAGGGATATCGAAATGCTGACTAAAATTCTTTACCTTTCTTTAGGCGGGACCTGCGGGACCCTGTCGCGTTATTTTTTGTCCGGCGTGGCCCAGCGCATGACGGGGGGAAGCTTCCCGGCGGGCACCTTCGCCGTGAATATGGCGGGCTGCCTGCTTTTCGGCGCGGTCTGGGGATTCTTTGAAAACCGCCTGCTCCCCGGCAGCGAGATCAGGCTGCTGGTCCTGACTGGATTCATGGGCGCCTTCACCACCTTCTCCACCTACATGTTCGAGACCGCCAGCTTGGTCAAGTCCGCGCAGATAGCCATGGCCCTGGTCAACGTAGTGGGCCAGTCCGTGGCCGGGCTGGCCTTGGTCCTGACCGGCATCGCCCTGGGCCGCCTGCTCTAACCAACCATTCCGGAGAACGCCATGAAACTGCTCGAAAAGGCGGAACGCATCAGAATCTACATCGGCGAAGACGACAAGTCCGACGGCCAGCCCCTGGCCGACGCCATTGTCCGCGAAGCTCGCCGGATGGGCCTTGCAGGGGCCACGGTCTACCGAGGCCTCATGGGCTTCGGAGCCAACTCCCTCATCCACACCAGCAAGATTCTCCGGCTGTCCGAGGACCTGCCCGTGGTCGTGGAGATCGTCGATCACCCGGAGAAACTGGATCCCTTGCTCGCCCGGCTCGACGGCATGCTTAAGGAGGGCATGGTCACCCGCGAACCCGTGGACGTCATTGCCTACCGCCACAGCTAAATGAAAACGCCCCTGCGGGAACGATCCCGCAGGGGCGCATCCGCACTATTCCTTCCCAATGGCCTCAGCCGCAGGCCCGAACAATCTCCGGCGCTATCTTCTCCAGGGACAGGACCTTGTCCACGCCGCCCTGCTTGATGGCCTCCTGGGGCATGCCGAAAACCACGCAATTCGCCTCGTCCTGGGCGATGGTATACGCCCCGGCGTCCTTGAGCTCCTTCATGCCCTTGGCCCCATCGTCGCCCATGCCGGTCATGATGGCGGCCACGACGTTCGAGCCGCCATACCGCGCGCCCGAACGGAACAGGACGTCCACCGAGGGGCGGTGCCGGGAAACCAGGGGGCCGTCCTTGACCTCCACGTAATATTTGCTGCCGGTGCGCTTGAGCAATAGATGTTTGTCGCCCGGGGCGATCAGGGCCAAACCGCGCATCATGACGTCGCCGTCCACAGCCTCCTTGACGGTGATCCGGCAGAGGCCGTTGAGCCGGTTGGCGAACGCCGCCGTGAAGTGCTCGGGCATATGCTGGACAATGGCGATGGGCGGACAATTCTCGGGCTGGGCCTCAAGAAAAACGCGCAGCGCCTCGGTGCCGCCCGTGGACGCGCCCACCAGGCAGACTTTCTCCGTGGGGGACATGGTCATGGGCCTGCCCTTGGGAATGACCGCGTCCGCACTGAGCTTGGGCTTGACCTGGATCGGCGGGGCCGCCACGCGGACAGGCCTCGTCCCGGCCAGGGCCGCCGCCTTGACCTTGTCGATGAGCCGAATTCGCGACTCTTCGAGAAACTTCTTGGTCCCCACCTTGGGTTTGGTAATGATCTCCACGGCCCCGTATTCCAGCGCCTTGAGCGCGGTAGTGGTGCCCTCTCCGGCCACGGACGAGCAGATGACCACCGGAATGGGACGCTGCTTCATGATCTTGCGCAGGAAGGTCAGGCCGTCCATGCGGGGCATCTCGATATCCAGAGTGATGACGTCCGGGATTTCCTTCT
The sequence above is drawn from the Desulfovibrio sp. Huiquan2017 genome and encodes:
- the clpA gene encoding ATP-dependent Clp protease ATP-binding subunit ClpA, with the translated sequence MLSKELESALTSAVNEVKRRNHEFLTLEHLLYAISTEEQGEEILEACGAEMERLRDQLGRFFVENMESLPEGTESEVIQTLGVRRVLQRAVWQKKASGKTTVEVGDVLAAMFDEEDSYAVYFLRTHDVSRLDILEFISHGMSMGDEWNDLGDDQPSRGDSLDDRPGEKKSPLKEFTVNLTDRAAHGLIDPLIGRAGELERTIQVLSRRRKNNPIFVGDPGVGKTAMAEGLALMIVEGNVPKDFLNAEVYSLDMGSLLAGTKYRGDFEARLKGVLTELKQNRDAILFVDEIHTIVGAGSVSGGSMDASNILKPLLQSGEIRCIGSTTFEEYKNHFEKDRALSRRFQKIEIAEPTVEETIAILKGLQSHYEEFHGVNYTHFALKAAAELSERHITDRYLPDKAIDVMDEVGALYKLSGRPRKGDRIKVADVEKVVARMARIPARRLTTSDRERLKSLEDDLKAVVFGQDEAVAALAKSIKRSRAGMRQAGRPVGSFLLTGPTGVGKTELARQLAQVLGIGFLRFDMSEYMEKHAVARLIGAPPGYVGFDQGGLLTEGVRKKPHCVVLFDEIEKAHPDVFNILLQVMDYATLTDNNGRKADFRHVILLMTSNAGAREMAKGAIGFKRDGNSDRQGEAMKALERLFSPEFRNRLDSIVTFHSLEQPVMERIVDKFIKELNDQLQDRRVVVALTDKARARLAELGHDASMGARPMGRVIQTEIKDVIADELLFGSLAKGGVVTVDVAAARKRSGKKPASGESGEFTFSFDAVGTKQ
- the crcB gene encoding fluoride efflux transporter CrcB, whose protein sequence is MLTKILYLSLGGTCGTLSRYFLSGVAQRMTGGSFPAGTFAVNMAGCLLFGAVWGFFENRLLPGSEIRLLVLTGFMGAFTTFSTYMFETASLVKSAQIAMALVNVVGQSVAGLALVLTGIALGRLL
- a CDS encoding DUF190 domain-containing protein translates to MKLLEKAERIRIYIGEDDKSDGQPLADAIVREARRMGLAGATVYRGLMGFGANSLIHTSKILRLSEDLPVVVEIVDHPEKLDPLLARLDGMLKEGMVTREPVDVIAYRHS
- a CDS encoding class IV adenylate cyclase, producing MALECELKYPGVDLADLAGRLGRAGAGTSGRYFESNTVFDRPDRSLKAEGVLLRLRERQGRGLLTVKRPPDNQRPSALKIFEEIETGVDDLAAMDEALRAVGFFPAFRYEKVREKWRYMGCVVCLDHLPFGDFVEIEGVEAAVLACAADLGLDPNRTSKATYHGLNLEYRLAKGLEPNENFVFAPGERAALLDEIENL
- the uvrB gene encoding excinuclease ABC subunit UvrB: MPDFELVSEYTLKGDQPRAVAELIAGLNGGVRDQVLLGATGTGKTFTMANVVAQLNRPALILAPNKTLAAQLYTEFRGLFPHNAVEYFVSYYDYYQPEAYMPHSDVYIEKDSSINDDIDKMRHSATHALLTRRDVLLVASVSCIYGLGSPDFYAKMVIPVEEGQTMAMESLLGRLVEIHYERNDYDFHRSSFRVRGDVVEIIPAYSREKALRIEFFGDEIDSITETDPLTGEVKDRLRKTVIYPGSHFVSDRDNVDRAINDIRNELQSRLAYFKRAGKLVEAQRLEQRTQYDLETIEELGYCNGIENYSRHLDGRVEGQPPSTLLDYFPDDFILFVDESHIALPQVGGMYRGDRSRKTTLADFGFRLPSALDNRPLNYEEFQERIHQAVYVSATPGPLELDLAQGVVVEQIIRPTGLLDPQIEVRKTQGQIDDLLAECKKRQSKNERVLVTTLTKRMAEDLNDYLNQMGVQSRYLHSDIDTLERMAIIKALREGEFFVLVGINLLREGLDIPEVSLVAILDGDKEGFLRSARSLIQTFGRAARNVEGRVILYADKITDSMAAAMGETERRREKQEAYNLEHGITPTTIRKKMDNFFEELGGHGGRDDHGGTVAMAAEDGVDYGADQKTLNRTVKQLEREMREAAKELEFERAAKLRDRIARIRERMLELG
- the aat gene encoding leucyl/phenylalanyl-tRNA--protein transferase; the encoded protein is MTIYRLFEEPIFPDPEEADPDGLLAVGGDLSPQRLLAAYANGIFPWYAENSPILWWSTNPRLALLPEELHVPRSLRRVLNKGIFTFTLDTHFEAVIRRCACCSRPEQEGTWIVDDMIEAYILLHRLGYAHSVEAWQEGDLVGGLYGVSLGSIFYGESMFHNVPDASKAAFAVFVRQLRKWGFTLIDCQQTTRHLLRFGAREFQRFRFMTMLREGLDAPTREGVWRFADQP
- a CDS encoding potassium channel protein; the encoded protein is MLRLRARLGSFWSILLGVTYLCVIFLLGIGFYMIYEHWDLASAFYMVVITLSTVGFMEVNQLSPEGRVFTAFLIMLGVGGFVYIAGAFAQVLIDGRLQILWGKHRMMKMISKLRNHFIVCGHGRIGSIVVQEIMADGHDVVVIENDPALIDKMEQEGILCIEGDATSDAVLISAGLPYAKSLISAVTSEAANVYVTLTARQLNPTITIVARAGDKSHISRLELAGADRVVLPHFIGGLRMAQSVLRPTVTNFVELAVRGSLDLQMEELDVSPGSELVNKDLIESKIRANYNLIIIAIKKESGQMVFNPGPKEVIQANDTLLAVGKKTDLTEIKEIL
- the clpS gene encoding ATP-dependent Clp protease adapter ClpS, encoding MSDPFTGDRFDSEILGQHEAKEPKKYKVLLHNDDYTTMDFVVEILVRVFRRTEAQATAIMLSVHNQGYGVCGVYTAEVAETKVDLVHRLAKSAGFPLKCSMEGE
- a CDS encoding chemotaxis response regulator protein-glutamate methylesterase produces the protein MRKIRVLIVDDSAVVRQTLEDILSSDPQIEVMGTAVDPYVAAERLKKEIPDVITLDIEMPRMDGLTFLRKIMKQRPIPVVICSSVAGEGTTTALKALEYGAVEIITKPKVGTKKFLEESRIRLIDKVKAAALAGTRPVRVAAPPIQVKPKLSADAVIPKGRPMTMSPTEKVCLVGASTGGTEALRVFLEAQPENCPPIAIVQHMPEHFTAAFANRLNGLCRITVKEAVDGDVMMRGLALIAPGDKHLLLKRTGSKYYVEVKDGPLVSRHRPSVDVLFRSGARYGGSNVVAAIMTGMGDDGAKGMKELKDAGAYTIAQDEANCVVFGMPQEAIKQGGVDKVLSLEKIAPEIVRACG